In Trifolium pratense cultivar HEN17-A07 linkage group LG7, ARS_RC_1.1, whole genome shotgun sequence, a genomic segment contains:
- the LOC123899923 gene encoding uncharacterized protein LOC123899923, which translates to MSGIKKKQFRFRIPWISGSSTGFQSRPKQGSNSSSQLAYAPPQPPPTPISEPLERKMMFAIATSNPSENNIKVPADPVIANVSNSTMQNTTMKDDATNFVNKVTTAYPTTITKLPDDDKTVSVVTLAGDNRGATMHVADSHSQSTRKKGSIHNIHLTNEKEEKDEAGKAYVNSNIQSMNNSLIVEGSINGRDPGVRVILPQQPEPQVKRDIEKRRDEVKTVSRVEKLTYQPMVRRRCLRGLMVEPSDSDPDNPDKPCRHAANSVAEMLERIRFSGAACCLSTFHSCVIIILGF; encoded by the coding sequence ATGTCAGGGATCAAAAAGAAGCAATTTCGTTTTAGAATCCCATGGATATCAGGTTCTTCCACGGGATTTCAGTCTCGTCCAAAACAAGGATCAAATTCTTCGTCGCAATTAGCCTATGCCCCACCACAGCCTCCTCCAACCCCAATCTCTGAACCTCTAGAGAGAAAGATGATGTTTGCCATTGCCACATCCAACCCTAGTGAAAATAACATCAAAGTACCTGCAGATCCGGTTATCGCCAACGTCTCAAATTCCACCATGCAAAATACTACTATGAAAGATGATGCAacaaattttgttaataaagtAACCACTGCATAcccaacaacaataacaaaactTCCGGACGATGACAAAACAGTTAGTGTGGTAACTCTGGCTGGTGACAACAGAGGAGCAACAATGCATGTGGCAGATTCCCACTCCCAATCAACAAGGAAAAAGGGGTCAATCCACAACATTCACCTAACCAACGAGAAAGAAGAAAAGGATGAAGCGGGGAAGGCATACGTGAATAGTAACATACAAAGTATGAATAATTCATTGATTGTTGAAGGTTCAATAAATGGAAGAGACCCTGGCGTTCGTGTCATTCTTCCACAACAGCCCGAGCCTCAGGTTAAACGAGATATAGAAAAGCGCAGAGATGAAGTTAAAACGGTTAGCCGGGTAGAGAAGTTAACTTACCAACCAATGGTTAGAAGACGATGCTTGAGAGGACTTATGGTGGAACCAAGTGATTCTGACCCTGATAATCCTGATAAACCCTGTCGTCATGCTGCAAATTCAGTTGCGGAGATGTTAGAAAGGATAAGGtttagcggcgcagcttgttgtcTGTCTACCTTTCACTCGTGTGTAATTATCATACTCggattttga
- the LOC123899924 gene encoding CBS domain-containing protein CBSX3, mitochondrial, which yields MQGIYRILKPRCNPPRAAIFQQFHGNGIISLNKITSGFGFITSSPPMQLKGLENVTVSEVLMTKGEEKVGSWLWCRADDAVINAMRNMAENDIGSLVVLRPEGQHIAGIVTERDCLKKIVAQGRSPLYTQVGQIMTNESDLVTVTPDTNILRAMRLMLENRIRHVPVIDGKIVGMISIVDVVRAVTEQQSGELKRLGDYIRGEYY from the exons ATGCAAGGAATTTACCGAATACTGAAACCACGCTGCAACCCTCCAAGAGCTGCAATCTTTCAACAATTCCATGGGAATGGAATCATTAGCCTGAACAAAATAACTTCAGGCTTTGGATTTATCACATCCTCTCCACCCATGCAGCTGAAAGGGTTGGAGAATGTTACGGTGTCAGAGGTACTAATGACAAAGGGGGAAGAGAAAGTGGGTTCCTGGCTTTGGTGCAGAGCTGATGATGCTGTTATTAATGCAATGAGGAAT ATGGCTGAAAATGATATTGGATCATTGGTGGTACTAAGGCCAGAGGGCCAGCACATAGCAGGCATTGTCACAGAAAGAG ATTGCTTGAAGAAAATAGTTGCACAAGGAAGATCACCTTTATACACACAAGTTGGTCAAATAATGACTAACGAG AGTGACCTGGTAACTGTGACACCTGACACGAACATTCTAAGAGCAATGAGACTTATGTTAG AGAATCGAATCCGGCATGTTCCGGTTATAGATGGGAAAATTGTTGGTATGATTTCGATTGTAGATGTGGTGCGAGCAGTGACGGAGCAGCAAAGTGGAGAATTGAAGCGACTCGGTGATTATATCAGAGGAGAATACTATTAG
- the LOC123898339 gene encoding protein RADIALIS-like 1, producing the protein MGWTREENRRFEDALAVYGPEDPNRWQHVANAVGGKSVQEVKMHYEILKEDLIRIEHDQIPLPTYRGGAGININNGRKLFGDEQRRMRNLNIH; encoded by the exons ATGGGTTGGACAAGAGAAGAAAATAGGCGTTTTGAGGATGCACTTGCAGTATATGGTCCTGAAGATCCAAATAGGTGGCAACATGTAGCTAATGCTGTTGGTGGAAAATCTGTACAAGAGGTGAAAATGCACTATGAGATCCTTAAGGAAGATCTCATTCGAATTGAGCATGATCAAATACCACTACCTACTTATAGGGGGGGTGCTGGTATCAATATCAACAATGGAAGGAAATTATTTGGTGATGAACAAAG GCGAATGAGGAATCTTAATATCCACTGA
- the LOC123900136 gene encoding mucin-1-like produces MELHVFQLIYVNVMFYGQQGLQDLFGGGDLSQTFDEAKKALGAATGGGGGGGASFNDYFGGSTEGSGEADTGGASLADWIDNPEAGSPGPAATDSPIGAPEDLPADTPETDYDSSSPAGSPQSSPTQSPTNAPSNAPSESPTNAPSKSPSKAPSQSPQFAPKNSPFRAPASAPKASSPNQAPRNAPAQAPKDDDDDVDDRRAPGSAPTDAPGGEPLEVDDDEEDNANAPSEAPGAASDAGSADDDQIDS; encoded by the exons ATGGAGTTACatgtttttcaattaatttatgtTAATGTGATGT TTTATGGACAACAAGGTTTGCAAGATCTTTTTGGAGGGGGAGATTTGAGTCAAACTTTTGATGAGGCTAAGAAGGCTCTTGGTGCTGCtactggtggtggtggtggtggtggcgcCTCTTTTAATGATTATTTCGGTGGTAGTACTGAAGGTAGTGGTGAAGCCGATACCGGAGGAGCATCCTTAGCTGATTGGATAGATAA CCCTGAGGCAGGAAGTCCAGGCCCAGCAGCAACAGATTCACCAATTGGCGCTCCAGAAGATTTGCCTGCAGACACACCAGAAACAGATTATGATTCCTCTTCACCAGCAGGATCACCACAAAGTTCACCCACACAATCACCAACAAATGCACCTTCAAACGCACCATCAGAATCACCAACAAATGCACCTTCAAAATCACCATCCAAAGCACCAAGCCAATCACCTCAATTTGCACCAAAAAATTCACCATTTAGAGCACCAGCTAGTGCACCTAAAGCATCATCGCCCAATCAAGCACCGAGAAACGCACCTGCACAGGCACCAAAAGACGACGACGATGATGTAGATGACCGTCGAGCACCAGGAAGTGCTCCAACCGATGCACCTGGTGGAGAACCACTAGAAGTCGACGATGATGAGGAGGATAATGCGAATGCACCATCAGAGGCACCTGGAGCCGCATCTGACGCTGGATCTGCGGATGATGATCAGATTGATTCTTGA
- the LOC123900138 gene encoding long-chain-fatty-acid--AMP ligase FadD26-like, with the protein MQYEYENYDPSFPDQPVVDQYLPVWARLPAFKSKPAFIWAEDYLNTISTTHLTYEQLNTSVDIISTQLLFPLQRGDTVLILCSPGLDLVKVIFGCQRAGLLTVPIVPPHPSFTNEKNYHHLVRIISQTKPKAAIAHPNYISTIQHYITSSHNNNKLAHMLETLLWISTEDIKNDNINSNSNSNLYSYNGRKPEEVYLVQYTSGATGIPKPVLVTTGSAAHNVRTARKAYDLHPNSTIVSWLPQYHDCGLMFLLLTIVSGATCVLTSPTSFIKRPRLWLELMSKFNATCTPVPSFTLPLVVKRGGIHQGNFPINLSNLNNLIIINEPIYRDSVVEFVHTFSPFGLKSSSISPSYGLAENCTFVSTAWRYNQENFPSHNKLLPVARLEEQEDMDIMVVNEETLEPVEDGVEGEIWVSSPSNASGYLGHPSLTREVFHARISNKVHRCFLRTGDKGIVKGEKRYLFVTGRIQDTIKLQNGEKIQPHYIETAVFNSFPKLLRGGCVAAFKVLATVVIVAEMQRIEKDVDEEILRSVCEGIKENVMKKEGVEVGWIVLVKSECVPKTTSGKLQRWAAKEKLLDGKMKILMEIRFGKDIMRIKHEVVRKVDVEKNDHLGAETRSSLMSHL; encoded by the coding sequence atgcAATATGAGTACGAGAATTATGATCCATCTTTTCCCGACCAACCTGTGGTTGACCAATACCTCCCAGTTTGGGCCAGGTTACCAGCCTTCAAGTCCAAACCAGCCTTTATTTGGGCTGAAGATTACCTAAACACCATTTCCACTACCCACCTCACCTATGAACAACTCAATACCTCAGTAGATATAATCTCAACTCAACTACTTTTTCCACTTCAAAGAGGGGACACTGTCCTTATTCTTTGCTCTCCAGGACTTGACCTTGTTAAGGTCATTTTTGGTTGTCAAAGAGCTGGTCTTTTAACTGTCCCTATAGTCCCTCCTCACCCTTCTTTCACCAATGAAAAAAATTACCATCACCTTGTAAGGATCATTTCACAAACTAAACCAAAAGCTGCAATAGCTCACCCTAATTACATTTCAACCATTCAACACTACATCACTTCCTCCCACAACAACAATAAACTAGCTCACATGTTAGAAACTCTCTTATGGATTTCCACAGAAGATATAAAAAACGATAACATAAATTCAAACTCGAATTCAAATTTATATTCATACAATGGTCGAAAACCAGAAGAGGTTTATTTGGTTCAATACACATCAGGTGCAACCGGAATACCGAAACCTGTTCTTGTAACAACAGGTTCAGCTGCACATAACGTTAGAACCGCAAGAAAAGCTTACGATCTTCATCCGAATAGTACTATAGTTTCGTGGCTACCTCAATACCATGATTGTGGTCTCATGTTTTTGTTACTCACAATTGTATCAGGTGCAACATGTGTTCTAACTTCCCCAACATCGTTCATCAAACGACCAAGACTCTGGCTTGAGTTAATGTCGAAATTTAATGCTACTTGCACCCCCGTTCCTTCTTTCACACTACCACTTGTAGTTAAACGTGGAGGAATTCACCAAGGAAATTTTCCCATTAACCTATCAAATCTTAACAATCTTATAATCATCAATGAACCTATTTATAGAGATTCAGTGGTTGAGTTTGTTCACACTTTTTCGCCATTCGGGTTAAAAAGTTCCTCTATATCACCTTCTTATGGATTAGCCGAAAATTGTACTTTTGTTTCAACTGCATGGAGATACAATCAAGAAAATTTTCCATCTCACAATAAACTTTTACCAGTTGCAAGGCTTGAGGAACAAGAAGACATGGACATCATGGTTGTTAATGAAGAAACACTTGAACCAGTTGAAGATGGTGTTGAAGGAGAAATTTGGGTTTCATCACCAAGTAATGCTTCTGGTTATCTTGGCCACCCTTCTTTAACAAGAGAAGTTTTTCATGCAAGAATCAGTAACAAAGTTCATCGGTGTTTTCTTCGAACGGGTGACAAAGGAATAGTGAAAGGAGAAAAAAGATATCTCTTTGTTACTGGTAgaattcaagacactataaaGCTTCAAAATGGTGAAAAGATTCAACCACATTACATAGAAACCGCGGTTTTCAACAGTTTTCCGAAGTTACTACGAGGTGGTTGTGTTGCAGCTTTTAAAGTTTTAGCAACGGTTGTAATTGTTGCAGAGATGCAGAGGATTGAAAAAGATGTGGATGAAGAGATTCTAAGGAGTGTTTGTGAGGGaattaaagaaaatgttatGAAAAAAGAGGGTGTTGAAGTTGGATGGATTGTTTTGGTTAAGAGTGAATGTGTTCCAAAAACTACTTCTGGGAAATTGCAAAGATGGGCTGCTAAAGAGAAGCTTCTAGatggaaaaatgaaaattttgatggAGATTAGGTTTGGAAAAGATATTATGAGGATAAAACATGAGGTAGTAAGAAAAGTGGATGTTGAAAAAAATGATCACTTAGGTGCAGAAACTCGTAGCTCATTGATGTCACATCTATGA